The Triticum aestivum cultivar Chinese Spring chromosome 5A, IWGSC CS RefSeq v2.1, whole genome shotgun sequence genomic sequence ggctatcacgtgttgtgatagataatgcatcgagggagatgggtatgagacccacatgagttgccatggtggtaacccaacctatatgatcggagatcccgtgaactaggacctgggaaaacaagccagtggtgaactgaggagagtaactatactaacccactccgttggagatgcaatactctcgatactgtatggtaggatgactacggtctcaatgtgttccaaagcttataaaagcaagatgctatcctacagagcgatctttggaggaacacacctatatgagcccgactgctggtcacagtctatgagattggggtgatctctagtaagctcatgaataggccaggagtgtgacttatatgctccacccgaggggtcagccttcggcagcctagactgtgaaaatcccgaggaggatgacgaggaaacccttggtaggggcaagagacaaaggactgcaaagacctttggtgatgatttcttcgtgtacctcgtggatgatactcccacttctatttcagaagcgtatgcctctccagaagctgactactggaaggatgcggtccgtagcgagatggattccatcatggctaacgggacatgggagatcactgaccgtccctatggttgcaaaccactgggatgtaagtgggtgttcaaaaagaagcttaggcccgatggtacgattgaaaagtacaaggctaggcttgtggccaagggctatgaccagcaagaagaggaagatttctttgatacttattcacctgtggctagactgaccaccattcgagtattactctcgctggcggcctcacatggtcttctcgtccatcagatggatgttaagacggcttttctaaatggagagctaaaggaggaaatctacatgcaacagcctgatggctttgtgatagatggtcaggaaagaaaggtgtgtaggttgataaaatctttatatggcctgaaacaagcacctaagcaatggcatgataagtttaatacaactctgacatctgttggtttcgttgttaatgaggctgacaaatgtgtatactatcgccatggtgggggcgaaggagttatactgtgcttgtatgttgatgacatactgatatttggaacaaacctcaaagtcattgaggaggtcaaatcgtttctatctcagaactttgagatgaaagaccttggtgtggctgatgttatcttgaacatcaagctactgagagataatgagggtgggatcacacttctgcaatcccattacgttgagaaggtgttgagtcgttttggatattcggactgcacaccatctcaaacaccatatgatcctagcgtattgattcgaaagtccaaaggcatggctaaagatcaattgagatactctcaaatcattggttcactgatgtacctagcaagcgcaacgaggcctgacatcgcgtttgctgtgagcaaactgagccggtttgtttccaaaccgggtgatgtacattggcatgctgttgagagagttatgcgctatctgaaaggtactatgaactatggacttcactataccggatacccgtcggtacttgaagggtatagtgatgcgaattggatctctgatgctgatgagatgaaggccacaactgggtatatgtttactcttggaggtggcgctgtttcctggaagtcttgcaagcaaacgatcttaacgagatcgacaatggaagcagaattaacggcattagacacatctggtgttgaagcgagatggcttcgagatcttttgatggacttgccattggttgataaaccggttccggctatccttatgaactgtgacaatcaaactgtcatcaccaaggtgaagagttcaaaggacaacatgaagtccaccaaacacataagaatgagattaaacgctgttagaaaattaagaaactccggagtgatagcgttggactatgtccatacggctaagaatctggcagatccctttacaaaagggctatcacgtgttgtgatagataatgcatcgagggagatgggtatgagacccacatgagttgccatggtggtaacccaacctatatgatcggagatcccgtgaactaggacctgggaaaacaagccagtggtgaactgaggagagtaactatactaacccactccgttggagatgcaatactctcgatactgtatggtaggatgactacggtctcaatgtgttccaaagcttataaaagcaagatgctatcctacagagcgatctttggaggaacacacctatatgagcccgactgctggtcacagtctatgagattggggtgatctctagtaagctcatgaataggccgggagtgtgacttatatgctccacccgaggggtcagccttcggcagcctagtactagtaagacatgtagtgaaacttctttacgccaaactgacaattcaaggcatagtccattgttcagttgtgaaggagtgtagccacttgttctaggtgaagttcaaccttaacaggtctttactgaaacactggtatatcgaaacagcaattggaacagaggacacaatgggctctcgagatctggtgggggattgctgaaatctgagatgggctctaggcccatattgcaatttctgaaaaatctctaagggcccatgtgggttatatggcactaggtgtggtgggaagtttagtcccaccccggaagtggaaggagagttggagtggtttataagggtttcccttctacatgctattggagcttgataagagaagaggccctcgcgcactcctcctccgccgcccgcctcgccacgccacacctcgtcacgacgcgccgcgggttgcgggattgagccgagccgagctcacacctacgcgcttatttttgccagtcactaacggagagttttctgacagctgggccacgatctaagacgtcggatcgtgggctgtcacggactcggacgtgggtcgagcccacgtctctccacgcggctgcgcctataagtatgcggtgtctcctaaccctagccgccacgaacagatcacatctgctcacgcgcacgcccaccgtcgttcctttgctgctgctgccgccggtgactccatcccgtccgccacgtacacggtcaacgggagagcaggtctccgaaaccacgcccttctggttcctgtacggggtgaggggcgaataggtttttgggcagcgattacgcgactgctcgcttccgatcgtctacttcctctacgtccgcgtcgccttcgtcatcaccatgtccaccgacgccgaccgtgccgccgccgagaaagctgaagccgacaagaaggtcgccgaggacgccgctgctgccaccaaagccgcggcctctgcgtggcctactggagggtataactcgtttatcccgctcctgattattttcatattagcagtactagcagtatgtgtagatttgtctactgtttgcttagtacgtgcatgtttagatcagagtcagtacgtcatcaacttagtcaatgccatgctagtgatttactcatggattaatttaatcgagaaattgcctatttactcaacacccTAGGCCTCTAAAACACGTAGGGCAGGCAACCACATCCCACACAACCAGACATTGACCATCGTTGGTCTTTTCCTTCCCTGCCTAAAAGGATGGGCGCATCCACTTCTCAATCTCCTCGAAGACCCAAAGCGGTGCGTTGAGAACCATGAGTTGGTGAATTGGCCTCACTGCAATCACCGATTTGGCAAGGATCAATCTACATGACCTCTGAATAAGGCCTCGTTGCCAGGCAAGGATAGTTTTCCTCGCGTGGTCCACCAGGGGCTGCCAATCTGTTCGACCTAACTTGTTGATGACACGAGGAATACCAAGATAGCGACAAAAGAATGCTCCAATCGGGCACAACAAGATATCCAAAACCCTCTGTCTCCTCTCGTCCGAGCCACCAATAGAGATTGCAGCTGATTTTGCATAATTGATCCTCAAGCCAGAAGCCACtccaaacatatgcaacaccactcTGACACGGTATAGATCTTGCTCCAATGGCTTGATAAACATGGCGATGTCGTCCGCGTAGATGGACAAACGTTGCATCGACGAGATGCCACAGAACGAGTTGAGGACGCCTTCCTCTTCGGCTCTGCAAATCAATACCGTGCATGCGTCCATGGCGATGATGAACAGCAGGGAGGAGACCGGGCCCCCTGCCTCAGCCCTTTTGCATGGAAGATTGGCTGGCCAGGCACTCCATTGACTATAACTTTGGTACTAGTCGTTCCTAGGATGGAAGCAATCCATTTTAACAAACGGTTCCCGAATCCCCTCGCCCTCAACACTTCAAACAGAAAAGGCCATGAAAGCGAGTCGAAGGTCCTAGAGATATCTAGCTTTAGGAATAGACATGGCTGTTTCGCAGTGTGGATCTTTGTCCATGGCAATTACCTTCTCGTCCGCCAAGTTGCCCGAAAAGAGATAACTTGACAATACAGTGTGCCCGCACTAAGCTGTGGTGATATTTTAAAGTCGGTGCCGGTTAGTCCAGTCATTTTCAATCAAAAGTAGAAATATCCTTATCTAATCCCCCGTTAGCTTTGTTGATTTCTATACAGAAAGAGGATATCCAGCTGGTGAGTTCAGTTCTATCATTCAGAAACAGTATCGTGCATCTGTCTAATTAACACGTTAGCTTTGTTAGTTCCACACAGGAAGAAGATATTTATCCACtcatcaaaaagaaaagaaaagaagaagatatcCATGAGAGGACGTGAGAGCGTTCCTGATGACTGGACGTAGACGCCTGCTCGACCATACGAACCGTGCGATGCGATAAGAGGCGACAGGGCGGCCATTGGCGCGCCGGAGACACGCATGGGAGCGGCGTCCACGGCCATGCCCGTAACATGCATGGACGCGCTCTCTGTGCCTACTGAGTGAGGAGAGAAAtatctcttcttctttctttttgcggGGAGGAGAGAAATATCTCGCAAAAAAGGAGAGAAATATCTCGCTCCACGCTGCTCCCGGTATGTCCCTCCCGCGCATGTCGATCACATGATCGAAAGACTAGCTCGGGCACGACACGACATCGTATGCGTCGACGTATCGATCGATAGAACCAATCCCCCAGACGGCCAGACATGATGCATGCCTGCACTCCGGACAGCGTTCTCGACAGCACCCAAAGCCATGCCGACGTCCGGCCAAAACGGCATCCACAACGATCGACGCGCCGCGTCTTCCCTCTTTGCCTCACGGCATCTACGCAAACTGTTGTTCGGTGAAGATGCCTGGCACGCGCGTGGCTAGACATACCGACAGTCTTTGCAGGGTACTGCACAAGTATGTGGCTGTTTTAGTTTGCAAAGGAAACAGAAGTAGGATGTATCTAGCTGGGGCCTCTCCATGTCGTCATGGAGGAGTACATGCATGTGCTGAGGATTATCATCAGAATTACCTCACAATTAGTTAGAAGAGGATATTAAGGTGTACGTAGGGAACCAGCTGATGCCGATCTTTGCCTGTGATCTAGGGCAGAGATGAATTCCTCCGCGCACCTAGCTCCGACTTGGAAGTGATCAAGGTCAATCCACACATAATCAACTGTATGTATCATCAAAGTCACAAAATAGCAATTAAAGATGGCCTATTCAAAGACTAAAGCGCACGGAGATTTGATCATAGTCCTCGACAAATTAAATTGGACGACACAAACAGCTGGACGAAATGTTCTTCTTCTGTTCCCTTCCCGTCAGGGCAAATTAAACCAGGCGACGAACAAGTAGTTCTCTAGCATAGGTCGAACCTGATGGGAATAGGAGTAGCTCGAGTGTAAACAGGCTAAAAAAAACAGGCAACACGGTATGGACCTGGTGGATGTGTCACCTGGCAGGCCGGTGAGCGGGGGTACGTACGAGACTCCATGTGACAAAACAAACTGCTCGTCGCTCGCGTCGCGGTCGCCATGACAGCGAGAGCTGAGGTGCCCGGGGCCTCCCTCCCAAACGATATATAAATGGACCTGCCgatgcacacacacacaacacgAAAAGCACAAGAGAACCtgattcctcttcttcttccggagATTAAACGGACCAAGAGGAAGAGCCGGACGTGGTTTTCTAGCTAGCTACTCCAGCTTTCCAAGGTGGACATGGAGGCGGTGGAGCCGTCGGCGGTGGTGAGCTGCGTGTGCTGCCGCCTGGAGGAGGAGTGCACCGGCGAGTACGTCGTCGGCGTGAGGGCCTACTTCGGGGGCCGGTGGCTGTGCGGGCTGTGCTCCGAGTCGGTCAAGTACGAGGCCGGCCGCAGCAAGCGCGCGGCGGCCATGGGAATGGAGGAGGCCGTGCAGGCGCACATGGCCTTCTGCCGCATGCTCCGGCGCAGCGGCCCCGCGGTGCGCGTCGCCGAGGGCATGTGCCAGATGCTTAGGCGCACCGCGTGCGGGAAGCACCGGGCCGCCATCTCATCGTCCTCGTCGCGGCGGACGACGCCGGTGCCGGTGGCGTCAGCGTCTGGACCGCACCACCGCGCGTCGGTGGCGCCGCTGTCGATCGGTCTATGAATATCTGGTCGGTCCTCTGTCCAAGAGGACCCACGTACGGTCTGGCGGCGGCGATCGACCGGCCGCCTGAGTTGATGCCTGGTTCTTTATTTTCATCAAGTGCATGCTTGGGACGTAGTACGTCATCAAGTGTTGGAGTTCATTTCTAAGTGTAAGTTTTGGTGGATTGATCCGATGAAACTTAATTACGATACGAGGTTTAATTCGTGTATATATATGTACGAAGTTGAATCAAGCTCAATTAATCATCACCCGAGGATCTTGATGAAGAAACCCTAGAGGCCGGCTTCTGCATGCCGAGTTGTTTTCTTNNNNNNNNNNNNNNNNNNNNNNNNNNNNNNNNNNNNNNNNNNNNNNNNNNNNNNNNNNNNNNNNNNNNNNNNNNNNNNNNNNNNNNNNNNNNNNNNNNNNNNNNNNNNNNNNNNNNNNNNNNNNNNNNNNNNNNNNNNNNNNNNNNNNNNNNNNNNNNNNNNNNNNNNNNNNNNNNNNNNNNNNNNNNNNNNNNNNNNNNNNNNNNNNNNNNNNNNNNNNNNNNNNNNNNNNNNNNNNNNNNNNNNNNNNNNNNNNNNNNNNNNNNNNNNNNNNNNNNNNNNNNNNNNNNNNNNNNNNNNNNNNNNNNNNNNNNNNNNNNNNNNNNNNNNNNNNNNNNNNNNNNNNNNNNNNNNNNNNNNNNNNNNNNNNNNNNNNNNNNNNNNNNNNNNNNNNNNNNNNNNNNNNNNNNNNNNNNNNNNNNNNNNNTAGCTATAACCGTTTATGACAGTAAAACTACAAGCAAATATAGTAATGCATTGCATGCACCGCACTGTGACCCACTAATTAGCATTGGTAATCAATGTATGGTAATCGAAATAAATCTATTACGGCTGGCCCACTAATTAGCAATGGTAACAATATTCCATATATGGTAATATAACTAAATCAATTACGGCTGTAGTTTCTACAGTTGTAAAATAAAGTGAACTCATGGTAATATTATAAAAGTGTGTGAGTTAGAGTAAAAGTAGTAAGCATACGTGGTCCATCTAGTAACAGGTTTACTATATTGGCATTGGTCCTCGTTAATGAATATCCTTTCATTACTATGCTACTTGACTCCCGTTACTATATTCACTAATTCATTACTACATGTCCAAAAATTGGCATGATCGTGCCATAGTTAAAATCAACCACCGCAGCAGGGGCGCGGACTAGTACTGGTCGTAATTTAATTAACTCATTACGATGAACTTTAAAGCGGGCACGTGGACCAGGTTACCTGGGCTNNNNNNNNNNNNNNNNNNNNNNNNNNNNNNNNNNNNNNNNNNNNNNNNNNNNNNNNNNNNNNNNNNNNNNNNNNNNNNNNNNNNNNNNNNNNNNNNNNNNNNNNNNNNNNNNNNNNNNNNNNNNNNNNNNNNNNNNNNNNNNNNNNNNNNNNNNNNNNNNNNNNNNNNNNNNNNNNNNNNNNNNNNNNNNNNNNNNNNNNNNNNNCAGCCTCTGCATAACTAGAATGCACACAGCCGACCCAACACATGCGAAAACACACCAACAACTAGCAAAGTCATAAGACCAAAAGCTACGTCAAGGtgtgaaaaaaagaaaaacaaagtgaTCAGATCAGCGATCGACAAACTACAACTGAGACTATATCCGCACCAACCATTGACATCACATGGAGGACGAGgatcttcaacagcaacgccttcaggaaggaagcGGCACTCAAGCGCCGCCATCGCCGGATCCAACCACAAAGGCCGGAATCAAAATTTTCACCCTGAAAAAATAGTCTgaacatatccgagcaatgcctccaACAAGGTAACGACATAAAAAATATCACCATTGCCAGGTATGACCACTCGAGTCTGACCTAGGCTTTCGCCCCGGAGCTTGAGACCAGGTGCTCGCAGCACAAAGGCCGGAATCGATCTGCTTTGAAATTGTTTCTTCCTCGTCGCGTTTCCCCATTGGTGAGAATAATTTTGCTCCTGTTCTCAGGATGGCttctttgtgaacctcatcagtttTCTACCGTAAAAAGGAAGCCGTGGGCCTGTCGCCTTCGTCGTCTGTACGTTGTTTTCCGTATCCACGCTCTCAACACACGTGCAGAAACATGAGAGGGTGATAGTGTGGCGCTCACCAGTGGAGAATTTCGCTCAGATATAATGGAAGAAAGCTTGTCATCCCGTGGAGAACGTGTGAGTCGCCCGAAGATTTGTGTCCACTGCAAGTTTGTCTGATAGACGTACGTCCCAAATACAAAAGCTGTGGCGTGCATCTTAGCTTGACACTTGTTGGCTACCAAGCTAACTACTTTTCCGAGAGATGCCGATCTACGACATACGTAGCTTCCTTTCTTGTCGTCCCGGAAAAAGTGCACACTGCACAGACGTACGTACGTATACACAAAAGCTAGCTTTTTGATGGATGGCTCTATACCAAACACGACGTCCAAGTTCCAAGATGCTCGAGTTGCTTTATATTAGACGATGATATGTACACGCACACGTAGACGGCGCAGATCGATCGAGCACAATCATGACACACTGCACAATTTGTGGACTAAACAAAAAAGGCCGAATTCCAGATCGATCAATATATTCTTCCTTCAGACCAAAGTAATCAATCATGGATCGATCTCCACTCCACCGAGTCATGCATGCTTTGCTCGATCAACAACACCTCCAGTCAAAAGGACGAGCTCAGGCGCTTGCCTCAGAGACAACGACACTTCAAAAATCTCAATTATGGTAGTATCACCGGACTACACTACACTTTGAAAAATGCCAGAAGCTTCCCAAGATGATCAACCGGACCGGGAAAAAAAATTATGCACGACGATCGAGTCGGACGACGGCCAGTTCCAAACAGCCTGGGAGGGAGAAAATAAAGAAAGTGAACGTAGAGAAATCGTGCCAGAGGAAACAAAAACCTACGGTTCGGCGGATCGAGCTCCGACGGCGACCGGGGTACTGCTCGTACAACGAGCACCAGTCGCTCGCTCGATCGTTTGCTGTTGATATGAAGCGTCACGTTTTTTTTCTGTTCAGGTTCTGCGTCTATCTGAAATCGTCAATCCGATGAGACACGACGTGACTGTGGCAGAAACAAACTAACATTGTGAGGTTCTGGAGCCTCGCTGCATCACCGACGCCTCGATTTGCAAGACGACATACAAATCATGATCGAAATGACATATTTTTGACGTGTTCAAAAAAAAGAAATGATAATATTTCACACATTTTGAAAAAAAGGGGGCTTCAATCTGCTTCTTCCTCAGTCTTTTGCCACCAGGAAACTAAGCTGGAGGATATTTCTACTTTTAAAGCAATCTATTTCCTTCCTTTAGCCTCTAGATCCTTCCATTTTCTTCCTTCTTTAGGAGCTTCTGGTGGGATCCTCACAGCGTGGGACGAGGTAGCCTTGGAGTGCACCAATGTTCAGCTTGATCGCTTTGCCATCACCTGTTGGTTTTCCTTCCGTGCAAATGGTATGTCCTTTGCAGTTACGAACGTGTATGGCCCTTGCGACCACGCTAGAAAATCTGAATTTCTAGATTCTCTCATCCCTCTCTCAAATCTTATTAATTGCCCGTGGACAATTATGGGAGACTTTAATCTTATCTTGAGACCCTCTGACAAATCAACGTCAAATTTCAACGCTAATGAAGCCCAAAAATTCTCATCCGCGATCAACTCTCTCAATCTTCAGGAAATCCCTCTTTTGGGTAGGCTATTTACTTGGTCTAATCAACAAGATAACCCGACTCTCGTTCGGTTGGACAGAGCTTTTGTTAATTTAGATTGGACCTTTTTGTTTTGCGAACTAATTTAGATTGGACCTTGATGTTCCCTGACTCAACTCTTTCGTCCCTCGTGCTCACTACCTCCGACCACGTTCCTATTTTACTAGAAGCCTCCACTAATATTCCCAAGCCCTCGATTTTCTGGCTCAACAATTGTTTGCTGACAAATTAGTCCTTCCTTCAGCAAATCGCTTCAAATTGGGCAAGTGTTGGGCCCAACCACCGCTCCTTGGGATCCTCGGGCCGCCTTTGCCTGAAGCTTAAAGGCACTCGCAATATGGCTAAGAAGTGGGCTGCTAACGCAAAAGCTCCTAGGCGGATGGCTACAAATTGTACGACGACTATTTCTGTTCTGGACAAACTAGAAGAAGTTCGACCGCTCTCTTCTCTCGAGCTTACTCTGCGTATTGCGGTAAAAGTTGCCCTGCACCGCCATAACAAACTCCTTGCAGCCTACTGGCGCCAACGGGCAAAAATTAGGGACTGTACTCTCGGTGACGAAAATTCTGCTTATATGCATGTGTGTGCCTCTGTTCCATTTCGAAAGAATCAAATTCCCCTTCTACATGTAAACGGGACGGACGTGACTTCACATAGTATTGCTGAAAATTTCACCTACGCTGCGGATATCGTCCAAACTTGCTTCAAACGTAAAAGATCGGCTATAGTTCTCAAACTAGACTTTCGAAAGGCTTTTGCCTCCGTGTCTTGGACAGCCTCTTCTTCCATTCTGAGAGCTAAGGGTTTCCCTTCGACCTGGTGCGATTGGATCAATAATCCCAATGTGACCAACCAGTCCGCTGTGCTTCTTAATGGTAAGCCGGGGCCACGGATC encodes the following:
- the LOC123107816 gene encoding uncharacterized protein, which gives rise to MEAVEPSAVVSCVCCRLEEECTGEYVVGVRAYFGGRWLCGLCSESVKYEAGRSKRAAAMGMEEAVQAHMAFCRMLRRSGPAVRVAEGMCQMLRRTACGKHRAAISSSSSRRTTPVPVASASGPHHRASVAPLSIGL